The Hippoglossus hippoglossus isolate fHipHip1 chromosome 10, fHipHip1.pri, whole genome shotgun sequence DNA segment ATTGTATTTATGCCTTGAGAGAAAGGCAGAAGCTGGATAAGTCCAGGGACCAAGttgagagagagcagagcagagcagaaatcACTGGAGGCAGCTGGAACAGAAATTGATGGGAAAGGCATTGGAATAAATCATCCCCAGGTGGGAAAAGAAGGAAACCCTCCCCGCAAATTCTAAAAAAAACGAAGTTGGGCACAAAACAGTGACAGAGCAGTCTTACCTGTGAGGTTGTTGAGGACCCAGGCGCTCTCCCTGGCCAAGGCTGGCTGGGTGTGTGGGTAGGCCTgaagaagaacacacacagcagccgcAAGTCGTACGTCGCCTACTTGAGTGCTCAGGCTGTCCACTGGGCAGAGGGACAGGAGGTTTCCCACACACCGCAGCACAGGACAGACAAGCTGAAGATGCACAACACATAAAAGACCATTAACAGGTTTTCATATTTTAACTGAAGGATTTTTAATGACGTATAGTTACACGCATAGGCGGTTTTCCTGCctttaatatgaaaaaagaaatcaaggtAAAAATATGTTCAGGTTGATAACTTTTAAATATAGCGCTGTTATCAATAACTAATCTCAAGAAGTGCCCTTTCTTAAACGCACCAATCAGGAAAGTCATACCACGACATTAatgcataaagaaaacaatcctttttttaatataaataactgATTGTTTACCTGCCTCAGCAAGCTGATTGTCATACCTCATTGACATGAaccaaaatatgaaaacataagaTATACTTGTGATAAAGGTGCTGATACACATTATATGATAGAATATACAAGAATGCAAACAAAACCgaacaaacaacaaagcaaGGGagttaaaaccaaacaaacagattATGAAATGCTGTATTTGATCCATTAACGTCCTTACCAACTCCattccttcttctttctttccttcagCGACAGCATCACCTAGTGACAATAACAAAGAACTGCACTGCAGCAGGGCCCCACGAGCCAACAGCTCTCTGTTGTCCTCACTGCTTCAGATAGGataagaagagaagagaggcagATCCTTGTTATTATGATCAGTGAAATCACATTGTTTGTGAAGCAATGACATCTTGTCTGTAAATATAAACAGACGGTTGACACTTGCTGAGAATATCCTACCTGCATGCCAGGTAGTGGAGACACCACGCACACTCAATAGCAGGTGCAAGGCCAAAGTTTGGGTCTGGAGTCAGGACTGATAGCAATTGTGTAGGTAAACTGGAGGCCAGGACCTgcctgcagacacagaggaagatcATTCAACAACTGAGGACAGCATCTAATGACAGTAAAGCCTGACAAAataagtgatttaaaaaatttgTAATAGAGCAGTAGAAATCGAAAATTGAGAGATGAGTTGGCGTGCAGTTAAGAGTGCTTACGGgattattttctctgctgcatCTTTGGCCTGGAGAAGCTGAGAGAGGGTGAACCCCACCGCCTCCACCACTGACAGATTATGTCTCTGGTTCTGGACACAGAAAAATCACCAGTTTAGGTGATAATCACAATCAgattttaatttactttctATGACATTTACTGACATATTACCAAAGACACAGTGAAGTAGAGTCCTGCACTGGGTTGAGCACAACAGAATTTTTACATCTAAACAAGATTATATCGAAACTAGTCAGCCGCAAGGAttgattttattgtgaaatttgATAATACCACATTTGACCACTTCCCTTCTGCTCAATTAACTGTCACAAAACTAGCTGGTACATCCAAATCAATcatgtaaagaaaaaagtagCCAGCAATGAATACGTTCTTAGTGGCTTTGCTGCTTGTATATAAAGTGCCACAATGCATAAGCTTTTGATCGGCACGTCATtgatgagaaaacacaatgacagctgcaggagcacaggtgCTGCGACAATTCACAGATACTTTTCCAATAACTcaaccacaaaaacaggaggACAAGGACTCCTCGCTTCCACCTGAGGTGCTTTTACTATGTTAAGGACCAATGAATGTTGTTCGGTTACCTCTAGGCAGTTGGCCAGAGCTGGTATGATTCCCTGGGCCAGGAGTTTCTCTTTCACAATATCACTGTCTGGGAATAAATTACCCAGCGTGTAGAGACACAGCTCCTGTGTACacaagaatacacacacacacacacacaaagtaaaacaataaataataataacttcatgATAAGTTGATAATATTACACACTGTCTGCTATGAGTAGCTACTAACAGTGAACTTGGTGCTCTGGCCAGACAGGTAGGTGAGCAGGTAAGGGGTGGCAGGCAGACAGGCTGGGGCCACATTGGTGTGGGGAGAGTGAGACAGCTCATGAAGACAGCGGACAGCATGGAGACGGCACTGAGCATTAGAGCCAGTGAGGAGACTGACCAGCAGATGCATACTATTCTCCTGCCTTAAAAGAAGAAAGATACACAGACATGTCACATGATAGAGATTAAAGAAAGCAAACAATAGTGTCACTTTAGATGatttgagctgctttcagacatgctctgaagtccagacattttccaaaatgtttcctgATAGCCCCCACGAAAACTGTCTGGAGCCCATCTAAGAATAAAGCGGGAAAATCTGCAGAAAATTCACAGCTAGCAAGTGGGTGAAAAATAtcccaggatgaaaaagagaaggcACATGAAGAAGACGcagacgtcaacttggaaagacgatgagattcgagagcttttggtgataagagccgactcCAGTGTTGCTGTGctgtgagagaaaatgtgtgataTCCGCACCAGGTTTTATATGTCATGTCCTGGCCCCTGCATGCTCCACCCAGTAGCCTGATTGGTGTTGTGAATGTATGTGACCCCGACAATCTCCTGCTACATTCTTCATATGTTAAAAGcaaaaatgtctggacccagatttctggacattttcccgAGTTCATGTCTCAAAGCGGCTTTCATGCGGCGACACCACTGTACTTGATGAAGCTGAGCTGTGCTGAAGGGCCACGGAGAGCGTTACTCAGGGCTCTCAGGTGGGTCTCCCTCTCAGGCCCGCTGTGTTGAAGTTTGTAGAGCAAGCTGACCACGTCCTGGGGAATTGAGCACAAGGTTCAAATCTCACTCAAGCcttcatttaatgaaaatacCGAACAAATAATCGATCTatcgtctctctctgtcacctgTTCTCCTGACATGGTGTCCATGGTGACCTCCGGCTGTTCCTCATCCTCATTCAGCAGGAGCCTCTTGCTCaccagctgtctgtctctgcgGGCCTGTCTCAGTGCTACAGCAACAAACATGGACAAACTTCAGTGAAATTAAAGCAGCTTGTACTTGGTTGTTGATTGTCAAGATGTTCCACAAGCCATCAATTTGACAAGTTCATGGAGAAAGCTGTCATTGTTTACTACACAAATGTCACAGTCGCTGTAGGATGCATCAGTTTagtgttaaaaaacaaatatgaatttatatttaaGTATAGTCTAATCTATTGCTATATATAGGTGATGTGTTATCGTCTGGTATTAAAGACTGGATGATTGTTTAATCTTCATTTGAGCAAATACTGTGAAACAAATGCTAGTTTACCATTAGcatgtacatactgtatatcgCGTACACTTACTAGTTTTTACACAAATATGTTTAGCTTGCTTCCCTTTCTTGTAAATAAGCTTCAACTGTaacagaagcatgaattggtCTTTAGCTTCTCTTTATTCTAACCTTCACCACCACCACGGACTTTAGGTTAAAAACACAGCGACATTAGGAACAAACCTTTCTCGTGCTCCCTCCTCTTCAAGCGGGCCTCCTCTGAGCTGCCGCCCTGTCGACCCGCTTTGTGACGAACTCTGTTCAGCCTCCACATCCTCGCTCCTGCTCCGCTTGGGCCACAGGCTGAATGTAAACAGTGCTCAGCTCGCCATGTTGTGATCAGGGCTGATGCATTTCACCAGTGATGATGATTGGCTGTGAcattcttcttctgtctcctctgccccttgacagctgctgcagcgcCACCTAGCGGGTTCTTATGGGAGACTAATCAGTATTGTatagaaggtttttttttaatctatttatctatgaatatctatctatctatccacctACCTACgcatctatttatatatatccatctatccaccTACGTACCaatctatatatctatccatttatctatctatctatcctctTACCTACCCACCCATCTAttttatctatccatccatccacctacCCGTCAacctatcaatcaatcaatatatGCATCCActaacctacctacctacccatctatctatctatctatctatctatctatctatctatctacccatctatccatccatccatccacctacCTACCtgtgcatccatccatctactTTTCGTAACAACACTTCAGACATGGTTACAAAAACTACAGcgttttaatttgtattaaagCATAATTTACAGAGTACATATGAAAGTTTTATCCAACAGTTaaaaaattctttaaaaaaaacatgcaacttTCATCCAAAATACGCTATTAACAGAATTTCCAtcttattttgtaaaaatctccACTTTCCGAGTGCCCCTCCAGTTCAGATTAGTTTAACATGGTAGACTGAAGGAGAATGAGATTCAAAAGATACGACTCGGTTCAATGTGAATGAATTTCACAAATATCCTGAGAGGGATCATCCATTCAATTAAACAGTTACAATCCCCTTCTAAATATTTAAGCCATTAAAATGGGAATCACAatacaaaacacagtaaaaaaacaacaacaaagacatcTATGACACAATATGCCACATTTTGTGTAGtaaaaacttcaaataaaataaaaaaagtacccaaataaaaaaaaaaaaaaatgcgaTCCATCTTTACATTTTGAAGTGATCATTGAAACCATTAAAACATGAATGGTAACTGGGTGGAAAGGATGTGTTGACTTTATTCTGTGGTTGTGCACTGATGAAGAAAGAACGTCTTCATGACTCTGTGTTCTTGgaggatttctttttctgtggaAAATTTcagacaaggagaaaattaatggaTCTGAAGAATTATCCTCTAGCACTGAAAGCTCGTTCATTTTGCCCCCAACAATGACATAAATTTAGCTGCACTGAATTTCTCCAGAAATTATCCAGCTCCCTATTCAAAACTCtggagaatacagcaggataatgTCTGCAGAATTCACGACGAGCGTGCGGGTCTGTCGATGACGTTTCTGACATGTGACGACGgatatgaaacagaaaaaactaaaataatacaacCTCAGGATGGAAAAAGGGGTCAAACACATAGAAGATGTTGACGtccaacttggaaagacaacgagattcaagagcttctGACCGACATCGGTGTGTCAATGTGCCCTAAACAGAAatatgtgatttctgcagctgaatCTAAACGTCACGTCCCGCCCCTTGCACCCTCTACCCAGGCTCCACCCGTCACCTAAACGCTCCTGTAAACACGTcaggacaatctcctgctgcgttcctcATATGTCAAGGACAaagtctggataatgtccaGATGCAgtttttctggacattttccagagttcatgtctacAAAATGGGTTTTCTAACACATTTAATGCAGAGTACAGTATTGTGATACCTTTTTGTGGGAGTCACTGGAGGGTGTTTCTATTGCTGTCGTGTCTTGGACTGACCCTGCAGGCGTCTGTAGGACCTCGGGTGATTTCAACTTGCTTTTCTCTGAGAGAACGACAAATGAGTTTAGTGAATTGAGTGAACAGAAActtacaaacacaaagtttatattttgtctCGACTGGTGTGATTTATCTACGtacttctcctcttctctgttggAGGACTGGGTGTCTCAAAGATGGGTTGAGGTAGTGGATCTGCATCAGCAGAATTATTTTCCAATGATGAgtccctttttttcttcttcttcttcttcttcactgtaGTCATCTGCTCTGGCGTTTCCCCTCCGTCAAAGCTCTCGCTTTTCGTTATCGTTATATTTTCTTCAGCAATCTGCTCCGACACATCAATATGATCagctttattctttttcttttcttcaactATCTGCTCtggattttcctttttcttcttcctctctttcttcttgttaACTATTTGCTCTGAATTGTCTTCACCATTAGCAGCCAcatcttccttcttctcttctgtgATCTGCTCCGTAGTTTCTTTATCTTCTTCCACTTTTTTCTCTGACTGTTTCTTACTGTccactgtcttcttcttcttttctttcttcttttcaacattctgctctgtattttcttttacttcttcaGCTGCCAACTCTTGATTTTCCTCaggtgtcttcttcttcttcttcacttttttgttttcgGCTGTTTGCTCTGGCTGTTCCTCATTAtcagttttctcctttttctttttcttgggtTTCTTTACTTGTTCTGGTGGCTCCGAAGTTTCCTCTTTAACAGCATatccatttttgtttttctctattgCTTCCTCTTCattctccttctttttcctgTCCCCCTCTTTCccctttgtcttcttcttttcctccacagATTTACCAACAGATTCTTGCTCTGTGgcatctttccttttttccttctcttcttcactctctttttctTGTCCGTCTCCTCCAGTGTCATTTGCATTCCCTTCCACCTTCTCCTCAttcatctctttcttcttcttctttttcttctttctgggCTCAGACGCTGTCTCATCATCTTCGATGACTTTCCGTTTCTCTTTCGTTGGCGTCTGATTTGAAGGAGAGACGCTGGATGGAATCGGTGTGTCCTCAGCAGCGTTGAGGCTTTGCTCTTGGCTCAGGGCgagggaggaggcagcaggtatcatctttttctttggactgctcttcttcttgttaTTTGTTGGCATCGCTATTTCATTCTTTTCAACTGTCCCGTCATTCTGTGTGAGAGTGGGAGTGTTGGTTTTTGTAGGAGGCTTCGTCGGGGGTTTTCTGACTCTCTTTTTCTTGGGTGGGGGTATAGAGGAATCCAGAGCGTTGATGGTGTCCATCTTGGCTATGTCAGCCTCTGCGGACAGGGTAAACACGGTGAATACATTGAACAAACAAGGCAATGTGGCACcatcatttaaaagaaaacataaattttCTGTGGTGACGTTCGTTCATGGGTGGTTCTGTTCCGACTGCTGGTCTTTCTCCTTTTAAGTGAGACGTCTTTTCATCTGCCACCATTCCCTGCATTTTCCACTCCTCTTAAGCTTCTCCACCATCCAATATGTCTCTTTTAATACCAACACATTAGCTGTAACTAACTCCAGTGAAGTGGGACTTGTTTCGACCTGTGTATTTCTGAGCCTGTCGCACGTCACAGATCTTAATGAACATTTGGCGTGCTGATTTGCTTATGTCAAAGCAGTGGAACTGAAATGTCAGGTTTCTTGGATCGACATTAAAGTAGACTGAAGTTTGAACTTGTGGGCAAACTCTGTGGCTTAAGACTCATTTAATATGGGTCAAAGAGAAACGGTTCCTATATCCATTTGAAAATCTCCAGCTCCATATGTATCTAAACAGTATGCTGCTATTcccaacataaaaaaataacatcattGTTAGAGATCAGATCAGTAAAATCtgaattgcaaaaaaaaaagttagttaATAATGTCATTGCGGAGATATCATGACTTATCTGAAGTGGAGTACACATAACTAATTCATTACAATGTTGTTGAACAGTAGTGAGtgatcagaaacacacaaaatactgaTGTACTTCTTTGGTGACCGCTCTCCCACTGCATACTGTGTTGTTAGAATTACAACATGGCTGGAATGCTCCTTCAGAGTCTTCGCTGCAGCAGTTGTGTGTcgacattgtgtgtgtttgttctgtcaCAGGTTCAACTACCACTCGGTCCATCACAGGTTTTACAGGGCGGTATGACGGAGATGGTCCATGAGGATACAGAAAGTTCAATCTTCATTCACCTAGTCCCTAAGTGTATGGCTCCAACACACCCACAGCCACCAGTTCTTAACATACGCAACCACAAACCTTTgcatattctctctctctgtcgctctctcacacacacacacacacacacacacacctgtcaacTGCTGCACCAGTTTCTTCCATTTCTCTACGTCCAGGCTGCTGTCAGAGTCTGAATCGTCTCCACCAGCAGACACGACTTTGTCCTTGGTTTGCGTCTTTGATTTCTTTGCCTTGGCATCACTTCCAACAGATTTCCcttcactttttttccttttcactggCACGGCCTTAAAGAAAAAGAGGACAACACAGTCAGCTTATTGTGGATAAAGAACAGCCAcgatttaaaaattaaaaatgtaatctcaCCTTTTTGGCTGTTTTCGTCCccagtttctctttctttttctttgctacAAATACATGTACAAATGTGTATAATGGGTTACAAATGTATTCAACTGCCCAAACCTGATTCGTTTTATTGTTCAGTGAATAAATAAGATGTACCAACAGGttggatgaaaaaaaattaaaaaacattgaaagtttttaaagcatccttaagtttaaaaataaaagagggaaaaacacaAGCTAGACAGGACTGTTGACTTTAAGGTCTTCAAAGAGTTACCATGGTTTCATCCCGGACATTTTCAATcattagataaataaaatggtaATTTAATGTGACTATTCAAAATATTTCAAGCCCAGAATCACGTTAACTTTCAGCGCTGCACATTTAAAGTCAGTTTTGGGGAAATGAGTGAGTCAGACCTTTGGCGGGAGTCCCTCCTTGTTCTTGAGATTTGGAGCGCTTGGCTGAGTCAGACTTCCGTTTCTTTTTTGAGTCACTGTCAGGAAAACCAAACGTAGTGTAAATCTTCTTGCAGCTACAGACTTCCTGAAGAGAAAGATTGCGAAATCACACTCACCCTAACCACGAACTGTAGATGTCCAGTAACGACTCAGATACGTCTGTCTTCCCCTGcagacaatttaaaaacaatccgaaaattaaacacacactgattagACAGTTTATTGGGAACTGTAGATCTGACTACATGGGACACAACCTTGATTTATTGGTGTTTATCTCAGGAGACCTGTCCTAGCAATAGAggcacaaatgaaaataatcacatcAGCGTGGGTCTTCATTCCAGGAATTATTGCAATGCAAATTAAGAAATCTAAAATTGATCAAGTTATCAACTTCAATTTCAGATGACGTTTTTCTCATGTGTGCTCCGTGTGATCTCTTCAGGTGGTGGAGGGCCTGAtcgcctgtctgtgtgtgtgtgtgtgtgtatgtgtggtatTACTGTATATCGTGGGGACATAAAGCTGTTCACATTGTGGGGACTTGTCCTctttatggggacaaaaagcaagtccctataatgaaaacaacaatttaaggTACACAcgtgttttaaggttaggtttaggttaagatAAGTCTCCAGGGAATCAGTGCAAGGcaagtgtgagtgagtgagtgagtgtgtgtgattgtttgtctgtgtgtgtgtgtgtgtcagtgtgtttgttaagAGTGTGAGAGCgtttgtgtgagaatgtgtgatcgtgtatgtgtgtatgtgtgtttgtgtgtgtgtgtgtgtctgtgtgagagtgtgtgtgtctgtgtgtgtgtgtgtgtgacctgtgggctgtgcctctccagctcctctgcagctgaaggGAAACCATGCTCCTTCAGGTGTCGGTGGATCAGCCGGATCAGCTTGTGCTGTGATGCGTTCACGGACATATCCGACACACGAGGACGAAGACAAATACACGCGCGAAAGTAACAACTGGGAGGATTTTCATATTAACACTGGAAACATCCTTCAGATCGAAACGTCTCCCGAAACTAAAACCCGCATGTTACCGTGTTGCACTCTGAACTGAGGAAGTAGTTTCCTTTGCCGCTGCAATGCACTATGGGAACTGTAGTATTCCGGTGGTGCAACGAGGCGGCAACCACCCATACAACCACCCCATCAGGCCTGGCGCCAGGATGAAGTGGTTGactctctgtttttccttcgTCTTATTGTCATTTGCCCCTGAAATTATAGCAGCCTGCAAAGGCACAGGTGAAGTGGATAGAATATAGATGTAAAATTAATACAgttgtggatttctctgggttttaatgttgtaaacATTATTGATTATGTCCgaacacaagtcaacaaaatatataacaaaggtcttgtcatttttaaacaatttaatgaAGAATTGGTCCAGTAAAGCACTATCCTGTCACATTGGCCATAGGATTATATTGATCCATTCGTAACAACCAACAAAGACTCCTTTCCCCTTTCAtcactttattttatcttgtttttaacGGTAACTTTCAGATGATATTTTCTATGTTTCTGCTCAGTTGCACATCCTGTCACAGGAAGGAAATCGAACATATGTGCATAGACAGGTTACTCCCTTCAGCCAGTCAAGGCTTGTAGGATTTGGATCAGTCCTGTCGGTAAGATCAACTGACAAATTAGTGATCTGATCTGTCTACCTCAAGGTTGCTTCTTCAGGACTTTCTGGTTTCAAGGTTTTTATGGTTTCTGGCAGTTCTCCATTACTCAGAACGAATGACACCCTCTTGTTTTGGGGAAAATTCTAAACTCTAAAAAGCAACTGATCGGATGGCCCCTTGTGAAAATAGTTTAAATGAGAATGTCTGGGCCTGTTCCGCCTCATTACCCCCatttcaccaaggaggttatgttttcacccctgtccattggtttgtttttttgtttgccgGCAGgtttaagcaaaaactactggacctAAACTTAActtccctttttatttcttgaaaataaacttattttcaGTTGGAACTCGTGTGGTTTTCACTCCTTTGTCCAGTCTTGAGCCGGATTGTTTTCTTCCTCAGTCCAAGCTCACACAATTTAAATGGAAACTCTTGTCCTCCACTGCATAGAGGAGTGGATATAGATAATACATACAGATGGATGGattaaaagatattaaaattgAGTCATCATATTTTGACAGTGTTTGTAGTCTGTCCTTTTTAAAGATGCTTCAAGCTAAATTAAATTGTGGCACATGGTTTCTATAGTGAGTAAAGCAAACCCAGATGTGATGATTTTGGGCCGGCACTAAAAGGTGAGAAATTAATAGCGAGAGCCTACACAGACCACTGACTCATACTGAACACCACTATTATCCGGTAAGTCTCAAAATAAACCACCTTTTCTTGTCCCTTCTGGCTACCGTTTTAACCTTCTCTCTTGTGGCTATTGGTTTCTGGACTCAGCTCTAGCCTTTACATCTCATCACGTTGGATAAACATCCACCAACCACAGAGCCGGACGATCCACAAAGTATCCAATCAAAGGGACCACTTCTCAGAAGCTGCCAGGAAGGTCAGCCTCCCGTCAATCACAGTTATTTGCACACCGCCTTCTTTTCGTCTGGTTGATTTGGGAGGAAGGTGAAGGTGTCTGGGCTCAACAGGCTGCCA contains these protein-coding regions:
- the tmco6 gene encoding transmembrane and coiled-coil domain-containing protein 6 isoform X1, with the translated sequence MWRLNRVRHKAGRQGGSSEEARLKRREHEKALRQARRDRQLVSKRLLLNEDEEQPEVTMDTMSGEQDVVSLLYKLQHSGPERETHLRALSNALRGPSAQLSFIKQENSMHLLVSLLTGSNAQCRLHAVRCLHELSHSPHTNVAPACLPATPYLLTYLSGQSTKFTELCLYTLGNLFPDSDIVKEKLLAQGIIPALANCLENQRHNLSVVEAVGFTLSQLLQAKDAAEKIIPQVLASSLPTQLLSVLTPDPNFGLAPAIECAWCLHYLACSSEDNRELLARGALLQCSSLLLSLGDAVAEGKKEEGMELLVCPVLRCVGNLLSLCPVDSLSTQVGDVRLAAAVCVLLQAYPHTQPALARESAWVLNNLTAASSDFCSALLSLNLVPGLIQLLPFSQGINTMVLRVLANIAHKKKEFCVQLAQLGLVSTLCATLKMADQEMVTLSLEVLFMLVLSTQQVADEFVRLGGVSLLEAIQYNSEGEMRRRAAYLLEHHLLTHSSDLTVDNVP
- the tmco6 gene encoding transmembrane and coiled-coil domain-containing protein 6 isoform X2; the protein is MWRLNRVRHKAGRQGGSSEEARLKRREHEKALRQARRDRQLVSKRLLLNEDEEQPEVTMDTMSGEQDVVSLLYKLQHSGPERETHLRALSNALRGPSAQLSFIKQENSMHLLVSLLTGSNAQCRLHAVRCLHELSHSPHTNVAPACLPATPYLLTYLSGQSTKFTELCLYTLGNLFPDSDIVKEKLLAQGIIPALANCLENQRHNLSVVEAVGFTLSQLLQAKDAAEKIIPQVLASSLPTQLLSVLTPDPNFGLAPAIECAWCLHYLACSEDNRELLARGALLQCSSLLLSLGDAVAEGKKEEGMELLVCPVLRCVGNLLSLCPVDSLSTQVGDVRLAAAVCVLLQAYPHTQPALARESAWVLNNLTAASSDFCSALLSLNLVPGLIQLLPFSQGINTMVLRVLANIAHKKKEFCVQLAQLGLVSTLCATLKMADQEMVTLSLEVLFMLVLSTQQVADEFVRLGGVSLLEAIQYNSEGEMRRRAAYLLEHHLLTHSSDLTVDNVP
- the tcof1 gene encoding DNA ligase 1: MSVNASQHKLIRLIHRHLKEHGFPSAAEELERHSPQGKTDVSESLLDIYSSWLGDSKKKRKSDSAKRSKSQEQGGTPAKAKKKKEKLGTKTAKKAVPVKRKKSEGKSVGSDAKAKKSKTQTKDKVVSAGGDDSDSDSSLDVEKWKKLVQQLTEADIAKMDTINALDSSIPPPKKKRVRKPPTKPPTKTNTPTLTQNDGTVEKNEIAMPTNNKKKSSPKKKMIPAASSLALSQEQSLNAAEDTPIPSSVSPSNQTPTKEKRKVIEDDETASEPRKKKKKKKKEMNEEKVEGNANDTGGDGQEKESEEEKEKRKDATEQESVGKSVEEKKKTKGKEGDRKKKENEEEAIEKNKNGYAVKEETSEPPEQVKKPKKKKKEKTDNEEQPEQTAENKKVKKKKKTPEENQELAAEEVKENTEQNVEKKKEKKKKTVDSKKQSEKKVEEDKETTEQITEEKKEDVAANGEDNSEQIVNKKKERKKKKENPEQIVEEKKKNKADHIDVSEQIAEENITITKSESFDGGETPEQMTTVKKKKKKKKRDSSLENNSADADPLPQPIFETPSPPTEKRRKKSKLKSPEVLQTPAGSVQDTTAIETPSSDSHKKKKKSSKNTES